One segment of uncultured Fibrobacter sp. DNA contains the following:
- a CDS encoding glycoside hydrolase family 9 protein — MKHLFAIAFLLCLFVSQTISAEALPNIDRTCKNCERRYLDSLNVYNRRPIRLNQAGFRPQDYKYAYVADFPVGTKFSVIDANSGTEAFSGVTTNIGQAVKPNIWINGAFKSTASIYEFGSQDSISNKTELLTRAEFTQLSKQGEYFLVINKDTSATFHIHPNIYNAILENALQFFGVQRCGDTKSHFHGPCHLKDGSAVGHDLSGGWHDCGDHFKVSETLGYTAYVLSMVYLVYEDKAEDRYGESYADTVFTDGIPDILYEAKIGTDYLLKLYKASKEDGLIDKGDMYHSVGVGTEDHQYWDLPERQEKQSFEKGGPDREVARGIGTNTAGIFAAAMANVAKGFEILKPDYHDELLEAAKDIYAKIVAPTFLNGNGCSVGGGKSTDGLKGFYPGAGVCFDDAAAAALALWYATGESKYADDLFRDTKINNNKNAVDNLEYFKSGYLGNNYGFHPGGWATDYENVHAYVLFALQKLILSKEDVARSLGLSDIERDSLSMRVMASFRKLINDSTNDGDSLVLTNPGIPQGTPHEGATKLHVITPYNLVWTSFDWGVIRYNLGTANAIFLMYELTGDERYLRVALDNMYYALGANPWDISFLLGAGEKNPQHPHNRAANPDGYNAGGMPYEYKCPKGALMGGRAPNLTLIEDWEKYTSTETCVDFSAQFLFPAQSLANTLPPDNEGPLFSNIIGTPISETEAIISWNTNEVALTTVFYALQPNSTELMGEQQTEPTKDGSLTLKDLTPGATYYFYLEGVDTKRNPAKDDNHGQWYSFTMTLEPITISGVTICQVDHRSAKIYWWSSSRANGVVNYGTSSGSPTESQVASGGAVLFHEAELTGLKSGTTYYFTVSSGATKSTEYSFTTEAHNVYADLDIIIKPSSYQTPCNNWKDCQQFIISITNNDTIPFEDFEMRFYVNQDSLTPVTYIAQKYGGGGIVNGSSSISYDKPQSDGMGGYYLPIKVNGQLEVSGRIVFQLKLTTTNFGELEGSWSLRAHTDPTDPVYFKGVDLKQGPAFVENESEFIERDISGQKVAAFVKDPYIAVYYHGKHIYGYGPNDNDDGPQVRRNVKLAFDQPFVTPYVSIEKDDPFTTYSATARVSPTGLLDDVEKNGESISIVPLVMGRTDAVAFQIDTTLAYGNNYIEWVAWHNHFANKNNTNKYDCACDVVRSNVEIDTITEPPEQRYLEFNLDTINVYTGRFAEVHLVLKDSLKQQMSSENMSVMLTSDNPLVQFFTSTTATIPTTTIDIVNGEAVFYVKADSALTAPIHAMANSTKFVAYENAKAILIVEDLPPWPIITVAKMIDRNCDNVPDAMAITLSNAYMENTKFSMIRFTYGSDTLTSDKVESLNGTELVVNIDLKDTRANTAPSGSITLVSTVEGSPKESNDFYGDGISPTLLSVSVLERLDTATADRVYLQFSEPISVPSLEWPLQLYNGNNPVPTPINVSNARIYNDSLNVWEFTVSFAQDGSSIVKEGMGGQLLLTSSIIDKAGNGVGTCKQPIHTITLKILPVPMTYAYIGDKNEDGLAEYVEATFASPVDDRHKPDSISIEFGSAYPETLWTSSYTFSDDRKTAILNLKEPFRLGNTNGNYSGAYNGKELVGAGLVMQHLGSGAAYETNNVIAEDKVGPVFTSAIIKSTSEFEKLNIYVSEPLAIADTAYKLYLRERGEASVFSYDLMRWNLAKQNAALDVYFSNESEKAVIEGDRIRLAPLNEGAFMDKSGNRPVTGNPWVTISGDGKPKVKYNVNLQSPVVTIDPKKVSPPVPGNSDFRIYVYNPTTHKLDAIQNGKVVASIDTTVTPLQGAIWTIDMTIPRGAAFDEAPAWDTMSVKYRIPIYTNLGSFVNIIEGGYQITPNTYLSSDNKVTIFVEWATLDGKGVRSQKGRIAGTGAYIYKLEIENRFTPNQNTDEETQKRFKFKSSYEKTKKFGLKRIK, encoded by the coding sequence ATGAAACATTTATTTGCCATAGCCTTTCTGCTTTGTCTCTTTGTTTCGCAAACCATTTCAGCAGAAGCTCTTCCAAACATCGACCGCACTTGCAAAAATTGCGAGCGTCGTTATCTTGATTCCCTGAACGTCTACAACAGGCGCCCGATTCGCTTGAACCAGGCCGGTTTCCGTCCGCAAGACTACAAGTACGCCTACGTGGCCGATTTTCCCGTCGGGACCAAGTTCTCCGTTATCGACGCGAACAGCGGCACCGAGGCCTTCAGCGGAGTTACAACGAACATCGGCCAGGCCGTCAAGCCAAACATCTGGATTAACGGAGCGTTCAAATCCACGGCCAGCATCTACGAGTTCGGATCGCAGGATTCCATAAGCAACAAAACCGAGCTTCTTACCCGCGCGGAATTCACGCAACTTTCCAAGCAAGGCGAATATTTCCTTGTCATCAACAAGGACACTTCCGCCACGTTCCATATCCATCCGAATATCTACAACGCCATTCTCGAAAATGCGCTCCAGTTCTTTGGAGTGCAGCGTTGCGGTGACACAAAATCGCATTTTCACGGTCCCTGCCACTTGAAAGACGGCTCGGCTGTCGGACATGACCTGAGCGGAGGCTGGCACGACTGCGGTGACCACTTCAAGGTTTCCGAGACCCTGGGATACACGGCCTACGTGCTCTCGATGGTCTACCTCGTCTATGAGGACAAAGCCGAAGATCGCTATGGCGAATCTTATGCCGACACCGTATTCACCGATGGCATCCCCGACATTCTTTACGAAGCGAAAATCGGTACGGACTACCTGCTCAAGCTCTACAAAGCCTCCAAGGAAGACGGCCTGATCGACAAGGGCGACATGTACCACTCTGTCGGCGTTGGCACCGAAGACCACCAATACTGGGACCTTCCCGAACGCCAGGAAAAGCAGTCTTTCGAAAAGGGCGGCCCCGACCGTGAAGTCGCAAGGGGCATCGGCACCAACACGGCAGGCATCTTCGCCGCAGCCATGGCAAACGTCGCCAAGGGTTTCGAAATTCTGAAACCGGATTACCATGATGAACTTCTGGAAGCTGCAAAGGATATTTATGCCAAAATCGTCGCTCCCACCTTCTTGAACGGGAACGGATGTTCTGTCGGTGGAGGCAAGTCCACCGATGGGCTCAAGGGTTTTTACCCTGGTGCTGGCGTCTGCTTTGACGACGCCGCTGCTGCGGCACTCGCCCTTTGGTATGCAACCGGTGAATCCAAATACGCCGATGACCTATTCAGGGATACCAAAATCAACAACAACAAAAACGCAGTTGACAACCTGGAATACTTCAAGTCCGGCTACCTCGGCAACAATTATGGATTCCACCCTGGTGGATGGGCGACCGACTACGAGAACGTCCATGCCTATGTATTGTTCGCGCTACAAAAACTGATTCTCAGTAAAGAAGATGTCGCCCGTTCGCTCGGGCTGTCCGACATCGAAAGGGACTCCCTCTCCATGCGTGTCATGGCTTCGTTCCGCAAGCTCATCAATGACAGCACCAACGATGGCGATTCCCTAGTGCTCACAAACCCGGGCATTCCGCAGGGCACACCACACGAAGGAGCTACCAAACTACACGTAATCACCCCCTATAACCTTGTCTGGACTTCCTTTGACTGGGGTGTCATCCGCTACAACCTCGGTACGGCAAACGCAATATTCCTGATGTACGAGTTGACCGGCGACGAACGCTACCTCCGCGTCGCCCTCGACAACATGTACTATGCACTTGGCGCAAACCCGTGGGACATCTCGTTCCTGCTCGGTGCCGGCGAAAAGAACCCCCAGCACCCGCATAACCGCGCCGCCAACCCGGACGGCTACAACGCCGGTGGCATGCCCTACGAATACAAGTGCCCCAAGGGCGCACTCATGGGCGGCAGGGCCCCCAACCTCACCTTAATCGAGGACTGGGAAAAGTACACCTCCACCGAAACTTGCGTCGACTTCTCGGCACAGTTCTTGTTCCCGGCACAGAGCCTCGCGAACACGCTGCCCCCCGACAACGAAGGTCCGTTGTTCAGCAACATCATAGGCACTCCGATTTCGGAAACGGAGGCCATCATCAGCTGGAACACTAACGAAGTAGCCCTAACGACAGTCTTCTACGCACTACAGCCCAACAGCACCGAACTCATGGGCGAGCAACAGACCGAGCCGACCAAGGACGGCAGCCTGACACTGAAAGACCTTACGCCTGGGGCCACGTACTATTTCTACTTGGAAGGCGTTGACACCAAACGAAACCCGGCCAAGGACGACAACCATGGTCAATGGTACAGCTTCACGATGACTCTTGAACCCATCACCATTAGCGGCGTGACCATTTGCCAAGTAGACCACCGCAGCGCCAAGATTTACTGGTGGAGCAGCAGCCGCGCCAACGGCGTCGTCAACTACGGAACGTCATCCGGTTCCCCCACGGAATCGCAGGTGGCATCAGGCGGAGCCGTACTCTTCCACGAAGCTGAACTGACCGGTCTCAAGTCCGGGACAACCTACTACTTCACCGTTTCTTCGGGAGCCACGAAATCCACTGAATATTCCTTCACGACCGAGGCACACAACGTCTATGCGGACCTCGACATTATCATTAAGCCTTCTTCGTACCAAACTCCATGTAACAACTGGAAAGATTGCCAGCAGTTCATCATCTCCATCACGAATAACGACACAATTCCCTTCGAAGATTTCGAGATGCGTTTCTACGTCAATCAAGATTCGCTTACCCCTGTCACCTATATCGCGCAGAAATATGGTGGTGGCGGTATAGTCAATGGGTCATCAAGCATCTCCTATGACAAGCCCCAATCTGACGGAATGGGCGGATACTACTTGCCTATCAAGGTCAATGGCCAACTGGAAGTCTCTGGAAGAATTGTATTCCAGCTGAAGCTGACCACAACAAATTTCGGGGAACTTGAGGGTTCCTGGTCGCTACGTGCACATACCGATCCCACCGACCCGGTCTACTTCAAGGGTGTCGATTTGAAACAAGGTCCAGCGTTTGTCGAAAACGAAAGCGAATTCATCGAAAGAGACATTTCCGGACAAAAAGTTGCCGCATTTGTCAAAGACCCATACATTGCGGTCTATTACCACGGCAAACACATCTACGGCTATGGTCCGAACGACAACGACGACGGGCCGCAAGTCCGCAGGAATGTCAAGCTGGCATTCGACCAACCGTTTGTCACACCTTATGTTTCCATCGAAAAGGATGACCCGTTCACAACATACTCGGCAACCGCCCGAGTCTCGCCCACCGGTCTCCTCGACGATGTCGAAAAGAACGGCGAATCCATCAGCATCGTGCCCCTCGTCATGGGCAGGACCGATGCGGTCGCGTTCCAAATCGACACGACCCTCGCCTATGGCAACAACTATATCGAATGGGTCGCCTGGCATAACCACTTCGCCAACAAGAACAACACGAACAAGTACGACTGCGCCTGCGATGTCGTGAGGAGCAACGTCGAAATCGACACCATCACGGAACCGCCCGAGCAGCGCTACCTGGAATTCAACCTTGACACGATCAACGTCTACACAGGCCGTTTTGCCGAAGTCCACCTGGTTCTCAAGGACAGCCTCAAGCAGCAAATGTCTTCCGAGAACATGTCTGTCATGTTGACCTCCGACAACCCGCTTGTCCAGTTCTTCACCAGCACGACAGCCACTATCCCGACAACGACTATCGACATCGTGAACGGCGAAGCCGTATTCTACGTGAAAGCGGATTCCGCCCTCACGGCACCGATCCACGCCATGGCCAACTCGACCAAATTTGTCGCTTACGAAAACGCAAAGGCAATCCTTATCGTCGAAGACCTTCCGCCATGGCCAATCATCACTGTAGCAAAGATGATCGACCGCAACTGCGACAACGTTCCCGACGCCATGGCCATCACGCTTTCGAACGCCTACATGGAAAACACTAAATTCTCCATGATCCGGTTCACCTACGGCAGCGACACGCTGACTTCGGACAAGGTGGAAAGCCTGAACGGGACTGAACTCGTCGTCAATATCGACCTCAAGGACACCCGTGCCAACACGGCACCGAGTGGCAGCATCACATTGGTCAGCACCGTCGAAGGCAGCCCCAAGGAATCCAACGACTTCTATGGCGACGGCATTTCTCCGACTCTCCTGTCTGTATCTGTACTGGAACGCCTCGACACGGCAACGGCGGACCGCGTTTACCTGCAGTTCAGCGAGCCCATCTCGGTCCCCAGCCTGGAATGGCCGCTACAGCTCTATAACGGCAACAACCCCGTGCCAACACCAATCAACGTGTCTAACGCAAGGATTTACAACGATTCTCTGAACGTCTGGGAATTCACCGTAAGCTTTGCCCAAGATGGTTCTTCCATCGTCAAGGAAGGCATGGGCGGGCAACTCCTGCTCACCAGCTCCATCATAGACAAAGCGGGTAACGGAGTGGGAACCTGCAAACAGCCCATCCACACCATCACGCTCAAGATTCTCCCCGTCCCGATGACATACGCCTACATTGGCGACAAGAACGAAGACGGCCTCGCCGAATACGTAGAAGCCACCTTCGCCTCGCCTGTAGACGACCGCCACAAACCCGACAGCATTTCCATTGAATTCGGCAGCGCCTACCCCGAAACTCTATGGACTTCGAGCTACACCTTCAGCGACGACCGCAAGACCGCTATACTGAATCTGAAGGAGCCGTTCCGCTTGGGTAACACCAATGGCAACTACTCGGGCGCCTACAACGGCAAGGAACTGGTTGGAGCCGGGCTTGTCATGCAGCACCTCGGTTCGGGTGCTGCCTACGAAACAAACAACGTCATCGCCGAAGACAAGGTGGGCCCCGTCTTTACGTCGGCCATCATCAAATCCACATCCGAATTCGAAAAGCTCAACATCTACGTAAGTGAACCGCTGGCCATCGCAGACACCGCATACAAACTATACCTGCGCGAACGTGGCGAAGCGAGCGTCTTCTCGTATGACCTGATGCGTTGGAACCTCGCCAAGCAGAATGCTGCGCTTGACGTATACTTCTCCAACGAATCGGAAAAAGCGGTCATAGAAGGCGACCGAATTCGCCTCGCACCGCTCAATGAAGGCGCATTCATGGACAAGAGCGGGAACAGGCCCGTGACAGGGAACCCCTGGGTCACCATCTCTGGCGACGGCAAGCCCAAAGTCAAGTACAATGTCAACCTGCAGAGCCCGGTCGTTACTATCGATCCCAAGAAAGTTTCGCCGCCGGTCCCCGGAAACTCGGATTTCCGCATATATGTCTACAACCCGACCACGCACAAACTTGACGCCATCCAAAACGGCAAGGTCGTCGCCTCCATCGATACGACAGTCACGCCGCTGCAAGGCGCCATCTGGACTATCGACATGACAATCCCGAGAGGGGCCGCCTTCGACGAAGCTCCTGCTTGGGACACGATGTCCGTCAAGTACAGGATTCCCATCTACACCAACCTCGGTTCCTTCGTGAACATCATCGAAGGTGGCTACCAAATCACCCCAAATACGTACCTCTCTTCGGATAACAAGGTCACGATCTTCGTGGAATGGGCAACCCTCGACGGCAAGGGAGTCCGTTCGCAAAAGGGCCGCATTGCCGGCACGGGAGCTTACATCTACAAGCTTGAAATCGAGAACCGTTTCACGCCCAACCAGAACACGGACGAGGAAACGCAGAAACGCTTCAAGTTCAAGAGCAGCTACGAAAAGACCAAGAAATTCGGCTTAAAGCGCATAAAATAA
- a CDS encoding PAS domain-containing sensor histidine kinase, translated as MHEVLYSHSPYIIALSAIALVLSLGFKKLLWKETYAKKLPEPILKFIHINIVWNLCALTGSLFLFQPQTSTIKLGLFTIQALAWVQTGTTIYRIGKLDSDSSESKFSKVWNTVAICAVLLVSIFALFDIRILTEFRVMGLYPLKNYPIAIIFSTFFILFVVPPIIATMYQLFKRCMQSSSTNMVKVNTKILACFITIFLIAYSFDFILPIIQTTSFKPDKMHFLFWNQCCCILIAFLAIQYFTSITYKNKSSYWLLTRIINQINDGIICYHSDGRIKSANPIALQMFQTTIDELQTKYIQEIFSKNLEFFRESHYKSQKISIKNEIHKFDIKIYQSHLNMLSSEFVIQFSDLTNTLYYQQRIKDLNEQYVEYKQDLIRYQDRLNISEKRSDENRNFLFTLINALPFQFWSKNEQGVYVMQNQKDIANRGNKSSSFDEASQITEYEIEARTKGVSKSFISYETVSGRIITQDEANVLFREGKEVFIFDNLFIPIVTESAPYKVIGLKIDMTEQRKLEKERDMLREQKYIHSRLEELGTLCGAFAHDYNNILGSQIGFCDLAKESIDENHPAYMFICEARKAAERGKQSLEELLSTIRGNTSAAIPPIEFSPHIIIKDVVVRFTQSLPKGMRIVSTELDEDIKIMGVVASFERVITNIVKNGIDAMKSTGGQLTIRMHSETLEETLDVPYAAPIPAGSYAKISISDTGTGMDAGTLERIFSPFFTTKAPGEGLGLGLSSAVRLLKEAKASFNVQTTLGKGTTFNLYWPKRNE; from the coding sequence ATGCACGAGGTCTTGTACTCCCATTCGCCATACATCATAGCGCTGTCCGCAATAGCGCTAGTCCTGTCCCTTGGCTTCAAGAAATTGCTTTGGAAAGAGACCTATGCGAAAAAGCTTCCCGAACCCATCTTGAAGTTCATCCATATCAACATCGTATGGAACCTCTGCGCTCTCACGGGTTCTCTATTCCTCTTTCAGCCGCAGACTTCAACAATCAAGCTCGGCCTGTTCACCATCCAGGCCCTAGCCTGGGTGCAGACCGGAACGACAATCTATAGAATTGGCAAACTGGATTCAGATTCCTCGGAATCAAAATTTTCAAAGGTTTGGAACACGGTTGCCATTTGCGCTGTTCTGCTCGTTTCCATATTCGCCCTCTTCGACATCCGCATACTCACCGAGTTCCGCGTCATGGGGCTCTATCCCCTGAAAAACTACCCTATCGCCATCATTTTCTCGACGTTTTTCATTTTATTTGTTGTCCCGCCCATCATCGCGACGATGTACCAGCTGTTCAAGAGGTGCATGCAATCAAGCAGTACGAACATGGTGAAGGTCAACACAAAAATTTTGGCATGTTTCATCACGATATTCCTCATCGCCTATTCGTTCGACTTCATCCTGCCCATTATACAGACGACCTCGTTCAAGCCCGACAAGATGCACTTCCTTTTCTGGAACCAGTGCTGCTGCATACTCATCGCCTTCCTCGCTATTCAATATTTCACATCCATCACGTACAAGAACAAAAGTTCCTACTGGCTGCTCACCAGAATTATCAACCAGATCAACGACGGCATCATCTGCTACCATTCAGATGGACGCATCAAGTCTGCCAACCCGATTGCACTGCAGATGTTCCAGACGACCATCGACGAGTTGCAAACAAAATACATCCAGGAAATTTTCTCGAAGAACCTGGAGTTTTTCCGCGAATCCCATTACAAGAGCCAAAAAATTTCCATCAAGAACGAAATCCACAAGTTCGACATAAAGATTTACCAGAGCCACCTGAACATGCTCTCCAGCGAGTTCGTGATCCAGTTCAGCGACCTCACGAACACGCTATACTACCAACAGCGCATCAAAGACCTGAACGAGCAGTACGTAGAATACAAGCAAGACCTCATCCGTTACCAAGACCGCTTGAACATTTCCGAAAAGCGCTCCGACGAGAACAGGAACTTCTTGTTCACCTTGATTAACGCCCTGCCCTTCCAGTTCTGGTCCAAGAACGAACAGGGTGTCTACGTGATGCAGAATCAGAAAGATATCGCAAACCGCGGAAACAAGTCTTCTTCGTTCGACGAAGCATCGCAAATCACAGAATACGAAATCGAAGCGCGCACCAAAGGCGTCTCAAAATCGTTCATTTCTTACGAGACGGTAAGCGGAAGAATCATCACCCAAGACGAAGCAAACGTCCTTTTCCGCGAAGGAAAGGAAGTTTTCATATTCGACAACCTCTTCATCCCGATTGTCACGGAGTCGGCGCCCTACAAGGTCATCGGCCTGAAAATCGACATGACCGAGCAGCGCAAACTCGAAAAAGAACGTGACATGCTGCGCGAGCAAAAATACATCCACTCCCGCCTCGAAGAATTGGGAACCTTGTGCGGAGCCTTCGCACACGACTACAACAACATCCTCGGGTCACAGATCGGATTCTGCGACCTCGCGAAGGAATCCATCGACGAGAACCATCCGGCCTACATGTTCATCTGCGAAGCGCGCAAGGCTGCAGAACGCGGCAAGCAATCCCTCGAAGAGTTGCTCAGCACGATTCGCGGCAATACCTCCGCCGCCATCCCGCCAATAGAGTTCTCTCCGCACATCATCATCAAGGACGTTGTCGTGCGGTTCACGCAGAGCCTCCCGAAGGGCATGCGCATCGTCTCCACCGAACTCGACGAGGATATCAAGATTATGGGCGTGGTCGCCTCGTTCGAGCGCGTCATCACGAATATCGTGAAAAACGGAATCGACGCAATGAAGTCCACAGGCGGCCAGCTCACCATCCGGATGCATTCCGAAACGCTAGAAGAGACCTTGGATGTCCCCTATGCGGCCCCCATTCCGGCAGGTTCCTACGCAAAAATCAGCATCTCGGACACGGGAACCGGAATGGACGCCGGCACCCTGGAACGCATTTTTTCACCATTTTTTACAACAAAAGCACCTGGCGAAGGCCTCGGTTTAGGGCTATCTTCTGCCGTAAGGCTCCTAAAAGAGGCAAAAGCGTCGTTCAACGTACAAACTACGCTAGGCAAAGGCACCACATTTAATCTATATTGGCCTAAAAGGAATGAATAA
- a CDS encoding response regulator, translating into MSTILIIDDDEQFNLMLKSALTIKGYDVDTASNGKEAKALYQSNVYDVIITDIIMPNVDGYEVILDLRRMGMSDRIIAVSGGGRTAADDYLITAKHFDVAATFNKPVDLQALRAKVEEIIQKH; encoded by the coding sequence ATGTCCACAATCCTGATTATTGATGATGACGAACAGTTCAACCTGATGCTCAAGTCCGCCCTGACCATTAAGGGCTACGACGTCGATACGGCATCGAACGGAAAAGAAGCCAAGGCTCTGTACCAGAGCAACGTCTACGATGTAATCATTACGGACATTATCATGCCCAACGTCGACGGTTACGAAGTTATCCTTGATCTCCGCCGCATGGGAATGAGTGACAGAATTATCGCCGTCAGCGGTGGCGGACGTACAGCAGCCGACGACTATCTCATCACGGCGAAGCACTTCGACGTCGCGGCGACATTCAACAAGCCCGTAGACCTACAGGCACTCCGAGCGAAGGTCGAGGAAATCATCCAGAAGCACTAA